From Desulfuromonas soudanensis, the proteins below share one genomic window:
- a CDS encoding tyrosine-type recombinase/integrase: protein MKKKKFDDLTVRKSLKPSDSVYMCMAENEPGFGIRVYPSGRKAFFYQYKLDGYRRFMTLGDYPATSLKTARDFYQTESSKVKALRRGSKDGLDPVLENKNERQRRMTEHADHRNALSVADLVKEFMEKHSMVKKKSWKEDKRVLEKDVIPLWGTTKAKDITKKDVNELCDTIINRGALIMANNAFAKISKMFNFAVERGIIEHSPCYGLSLPSKKVHKDRVLAENEIRNLWENLDTSGMSNEVKRALKLMLVTAQRPGEVLGMHVNEIDGHWWTIPKERAKNGKAHRVYLTAMALLLIGDTNGKGHIFISEHSVKPIESNAAACAVRRNLEWPIRDNKGNLLYGEDGKLLTENRLSINKFTPHDLRRTAATGLSRLRFSNDIIDAVLNHAAKGVISIYNRNNYDDEKQESLNAWSNKLTNIICGEGVGNENR, encoded by the coding sequence ATGAAAAAAAAGAAATTTGACGACCTCACTGTCAGGAAAAGCCTAAAGCCTTCAGATTCTGTTTACATGTGTATGGCAGAGAATGAACCTGGATTCGGCATTCGAGTTTATCCTTCGGGGCGTAAGGCCTTTTTCTATCAATACAAGCTTGATGGATACCGACGATTTATGACTTTAGGAGATTATCCAGCGACTAGCCTTAAAACAGCAAGAGATTTTTATCAAACAGAAAGTTCGAAGGTTAAAGCACTGAGGCGTGGGAGCAAGGACGGATTAGATCCTGTCCTTGAAAATAAGAACGAACGTCAGCGGCGTATGACGGAACATGCTGACCATAGAAATGCGTTATCCGTTGCTGATCTTGTAAAAGAATTTATGGAAAAACACTCTATGGTTAAAAAGAAATCGTGGAAAGAAGACAAGCGCGTTCTTGAAAAGGACGTAATTCCGCTATGGGGCACAACCAAAGCTAAAGATATAACTAAGAAAGATGTTAATGAATTATGCGATACTATTATTAATCGTGGCGCTCTAATTATGGCAAATAATGCATTTGCGAAAATTAGTAAGATGTTCAATTTTGCCGTAGAACGAGGCATCATTGAACATTCTCCGTGTTACGGGCTTTCATTACCATCAAAAAAAGTCCATAAAGACCGTGTATTGGCTGAAAATGAGATAAGGAATCTTTGGGAAAACCTAGATACAAGCGGGATGAGCAATGAGGTCAAGCGAGCATTGAAACTCATGCTTGTAACAGCCCAGAGGCCGGGTGAAGTGCTAGGCATGCATGTAAACGAAATTGACGGTCATTGGTGGACCATTCCCAAGGAACGCGCAAAGAACGGAAAGGCTCATCGAGTATATTTGACAGCAATGGCTCTCTTGCTCATTGGTGATACAAACGGTAAAGGCCACATCTTTATTTCAGAACATTCTGTTAAACCTATAGAAAGTAATGCTGCTGCTTGCGCCGTTAGGCGTAATCTCGAATGGCCGATTAGAGACAATAAGGGAAATCTTCTCTATGGTGAGGACGGCAAATTATTGACTGAGAACAGACTGTCAATTAATAAGTTTACTCCTCATGATTTAAGAAGAACAGCCGCGACAGGACTGTCTAGGTTGCGTTTTTCAAACGACATTATTGATGCTGTGCTTAATCATGCTGCGAAGGGTGTTATTTCAATCTACAATCGCAACAATTATGACGATGAAAAACAAGAATCTCTTAACGCGTGGTCAAATAAGCTGACAAACATTATTTGTGGCGAGGGGGTTGGAAATGAAAACCGATGA
- a CDS encoding 4Fe-4S dicluster domain-containing protein, which produces MSKKYGMAIDLHQCVGCGACALACKNENNTGVRANGQSFNWADFTMKTEGIFPRTKYTQMPVLCNHCTEAPCVSVCPVTPKAMFKADDNTTLHNQGRCIGCRKCQDACPYSEVALDETSNHGETYSVISFNPHGVPTQGEWRRTGELIPGCTASPAEVVKKAGAIPPDANLYTSGDYQPVRASGVVEKCILCHHRTTAGLQPACVEACPASARIFGDQNDPQSKIALTLKKHKATRLKETEGTEPNVFYVRSYNDPTL; this is translated from the coding sequence ATGTCAAAAAAATATGGAATGGCAATTGATTTGCACCAGTGCGTCGGCTGCGGAGCCTGCGCCCTGGCCTGCAAAAATGAAAACAATACCGGCGTTCGCGCCAACGGCCAAAGCTTCAACTGGGCCGATTTCACCATGAAAACCGAAGGGATTTTCCCCAGAACCAAATACACCCAGATGCCGGTGCTTTGCAACCACTGCACCGAGGCCCCCTGTGTCAGTGTCTGTCCCGTGACCCCCAAGGCCATGTTCAAGGCCGACGACAACACCACCCTGCACAACCAGGGCCGCTGCATCGGCTGCCGAAAGTGCCAGGACGCCTGCCCCTACAGCGAAGTTGCCCTTGACGAAACGAGCAACCACGGCGAAACGTACAGCGTGATCAGCTTCAATCCCCACGGAGTTCCGACCCAGGGGGAGTGGCGCCGAACCGGGGAACTGATCCCGGGGTGCACCGCCTCTCCGGCCGAAGTGGTGAAGAAAGCCGGCGCCATCCCCCCCGACGCCAACCTCTACACCTCCGGCGACTACCAGCCGGTTCGCGCGTCCGGCGTGGTGGAAAAATGCATCCTCTGCCACCATCGCACCACGGCCGGCCTGCAGCCGGCCTGCGTCGAGGCCTGCCCGGCCAGCGCCCGGATCTTCGGTGACCAGAACGATCCCCAGAGCAAAATCGCCCTGACGCTGAAAAAGCACAAGGCGACCCGCCTCAAAGAGACGGAAGGGACCGAACCGAACGTCTTTTATGTCCGCAGCTACAACGATCCGACCCTGTAA
- a CDS encoding 4Fe-4S dicluster domain-containing protein, producing MFGSSTFKILTPDHPVALTPARCLRFRLNTSACRLCIDTCPHQAWSLSATGLEFNQAKCRGCLLCQGACPTGACEGAPLGVEKNLTELSRQPQPVLGCDNNPAPAHERLPCLGLLAHPEVLLAVAAALPQGVQLNRSRCGQCRNSAVLPRLELALSRVRALIPFPGLLAIRPVQEADDLRYQAPGISRREFFSLVRSGSSNSAVRALGRLTPAPPAPPYRNKKIPRFRALLLRFWPQIPEDMRPRVAATCFPRVETAPICTGCTGCVGICPTGALASSALAGAPPAVQPGDCTACGLCAAFCRQQAITVTPGDASFAAG from the coding sequence ATGTTCGGCTCGTCAACCTTCAAAATCCTGACTCCGGATCATCCCGTCGCCCTGACGCCGGCGCGTTGCCTGCGCTTCCGCTTGAATACCAGCGCCTGCCGCCTCTGTATCGATACCTGCCCCCATCAGGCGTGGTCCCTGAGCGCCACTGGACTGGAGTTCAACCAGGCAAAATGCCGGGGATGCCTGCTGTGCCAGGGCGCCTGTCCGACCGGGGCCTGTGAAGGCGCTCCCCTCGGTGTCGAGAAGAATCTGACCGAACTGAGCCGGCAGCCGCAGCCTGTTCTCGGCTGCGACAACAACCCCGCCCCGGCCCACGAGCGTCTCCCCTGTCTGGGCCTCCTTGCCCACCCCGAAGTCCTCCTGGCCGTGGCAGCCGCTCTCCCCCAGGGGGTGCAGCTCAACCGGAGCCGATGCGGTCAATGCCGCAATTCCGCCGTGCTGCCGCGCCTTGAACTGGCCCTCTCCAGGGTCAGAGCCCTGATCCCTTTTCCCGGGCTACTGGCGATCCGCCCGGTGCAGGAGGCCGATGACCTCCGTTACCAGGCGCCGGGAATCTCCCGCCGGGAATTTTTTTCCCTGGTCCGCAGCGGCTCCTCGAACTCGGCGGTGCGGGCGCTCGGCCGCTTGACCCCCGCTCCTCCGGCCCCACCCTATCGAAACAAGAAAATTCCCCGGTTCAGGGCTTTACTGCTCCGGTTTTGGCCGCAAATCCCCGAAGACATGCGTCCCCGGGTCGCAGCGACCTGCTTTCCCCGGGTCGAAACGGCCCCGATCTGTACCGGATGTACCGGCTGCGTCGGCATCTGCCCCACCGGCGCCCTCGCCTCTTCGGCCCTGGCCGGCGCGCCGCCGGCGGTCCAACCCGGAGACTGCACCGCCTGTGGCCTGTGCGCCGCCTTTTGCCGGCAACAGGCGATAACCGTCACCCCCGGCGATGCGTCCTTTGCCGCAGGATAA
- a CDS encoding helix-turn-helix transcriptional regulator, with translation MRTDRLVRRKELIEIVGYSASSIWRRIKDGSFPNSVRLGPSAVAWRLSEVEEWMRSRQSVK, from the coding sequence ATGAGAACAGACAGACTTGTCAGACGGAAAGAACTTATTGAAATTGTTGGATATTCAGCATCTAGTATTTGGCGAAGAATTAAGGATGGAAGTTTCCCGAACTCTGTACGTCTCGGTCCGTCCGCAGTTGCTTGGAGATTGTCGGAAGTGGAAGAGTGGATGCGTTCACGTCAGTCAGTGAAATAA
- a CDS encoding TorD/DmsD family molecular chaperone, translated as MKQNTLSANQARAVIYRLLGACYYQPEAAFSEEDVFGQLQEALAVLDDSLAEQAARLGKAFAAESLDELLLDYSRLFLGPFDILAKPYGSIYLEGEKVVMGDSTMDALACYRQEDFVLSDDFREVPDHIAAELEFLYLLTFRENEALASGENKRRAALAALKTTFLQNHLGRWVPPFAAALLQGAATDFYRLLAELTEGFIRKQSPRLAQG; from the coding sequence ATGAAACAAAATACATTGTCCGCCAATCAGGCTCGGGCCGTCATTTACCGCCTCCTCGGAGCCTGTTACTATCAGCCGGAAGCCGCGTTTTCCGAAGAGGATGTCTTCGGTCAGTTGCAGGAAGCCCTGGCCGTCCTGGATGACTCGCTGGCCGAACAGGCCGCTCGTCTGGGGAAGGCCTTTGCCGCCGAATCCCTGGACGAGCTCCTTCTCGACTACAGCCGGCTGTTTCTCGGGCCCTTCGATATTCTGGCGAAACCCTATGGATCGATCTATCTTGAAGGCGAAAAGGTGGTGATGGGGGATTCGACCATGGACGCCCTGGCCTGCTACCGGCAGGAAGACTTCGTTCTCTCCGACGACTTCCGGGAAGTCCCCGACCACATCGCCGCGGAGCTGGAATTTCTCTATCTGCTGACATTTCGCGAAAATGAGGCCCTGGCCTCCGGGGAAAACAAGCGCCGCGCTGCGCTCGCCGCCCTCAAGACGACCTTTCTGCAAAACCACCTCGGCCGGTGGGTCCCGCCCTTTGCCGCCGCTCTCCTTCAGGGAGCCGCAACGGATTTTTACCGCCTGTTGGCTGAGCTGACCGAAGGCTTTATCCGAAAGCAGTCGCCCCGACTCGCCCAGGGCTAA